In the genome of Micromonospora sp. Llam0, the window CCCGACCCTGCCCGGCATCACCCCGGGTCATTGGTGCTCTGACTGCCAGGTGAGGCAGGTGGGCCGGCGGCCCGTGGCGGCGTACTCGGCGACGGCGCGGCCGGCGGCGGCGACACTGGCCCGGGCCAGGATGGCGGGCACGGTGACCAGGCCGGAATCGGGCGATTCGACAACCGTGATCGGGCCGCCGGGTTCGCGCTCGATGCCCCGGGTGCCGTCCGGGAGCCAGCACACCGCGGCCCGGTTGACGCGCGTGTCGATGTCGATCCGGAGCTGAGCTGGCCCGCCCATGGGGCCGATCCAGATGGTCTGGCCGGTTCCACCGTGGGCCATGATCGACTCAGCCTGATCGGCGAACGACTCGGCGGCGCGGCCGGGGTCGGGCAACGGCTCGCGGTGGCCGTGGTAGTCCATCATCACCGCGGTCAAAGGTCCTCCTTCCCCTATGTCGGTCGGTCCACGTGGCCGACGGCGGGGGTGATACCGGCGCGGGAGGCTGGTGGGCTGGTGGGCGCGATCGCGGTGGCGGCGGCGGCGCGTCCCGGCATCGGTCTTCTGCCTGAGTGCTGCCGAGCGCGGATGGCCGCTCCAGGGATCCCGCGGGTACAGGTCGTGTTCCTGCCGTCATGAACTCACCTCCAACCTGGGCTGTGTCCATGGCTGTGGCCCGGGTGCGATTGGGTTGCCTTCCGGTCCGGTCGGGTTGGCCCGTCTGGCTAGCGGCCGAGGCGTCTGGCTGTCTGGTCGGTCAGCGTGTCGGTGAGGTCGTGCAGGAATGCGAGCGCCGTGTCCGTCTCCGCGGTGGGTGTCAGCGCCTGCGCGTACGCCGTCACGACCAGGTTCTCGTCGCGGATGAGGTGAGTGATGTCGATCTGGGTGGCTCCGAGGCCGCCGCCGGTGGTGCTGTTCGCGTCCAGGTCTTCGACGGTTTCGAATGATAGGCCGCTGTCTTCCCACCAGACGGTGAGGTCGGCGGTGGTGGTGCCGGGTGTGGTGTCCTCCACAGGTCGACGTAGCGGGCGGCGTCCTGGTTGTACGCCTCGACCGCTCCTGGCACGTCGTCGTAGACCCGGACCTGTATTCCGCCGACGGGTTCGAAGCCGCCGGGTTTGGTGGTGAAACGCCCGTCGGTGGCGTGGGCGACGAAGGTGCAGTCCGCCGACCAGTGGGTCCGTACCACGCTGTAGGTCGTGTGGTGGTCCAGGGCGGGAGCGAGGGTGAGCCCGAATCGCCGGAACAGGTCCTCCGACCGCAGCCGGTTGCACAGGTTCTGGGGCATCTCGTCATACGGCGGTGTGGGGTCGGGCCGCGGGTCCTCGGTGTCGGTCCCGCACGCGCCGGCGACGCTCATGAGTACGGCGGCTAGACACGCGGCGAGGATGCCCCGTCCGCTGGCGGTGGGGTTCATCGCCGCTCCTCGCGAGGGGTGTCGAGGGTGAGGGAGCAGGTGATCAGTCGGTGGTCCGATGGCGGCTGCTGGCCGGGGTCGGGTAGGTGGACGCGGTAGGTGTCGGGCAGGACGTGGGGTGTCATGGCGTCGTTGGCCAGGAGCCAGTCGATGAGCAGACCGCCGCCGGGGTCGATGCCGGGGTTGACGGTCGGCGCGATCGGCTGGGTGGTGTCGGCATGCCAGGCCATTTCGGCGACGGAGTGCAGGCCGCAGCCGTTGGTGCGCTGCCGGGTGGTGGTGTCCCATTCGCCGATGAGGTGGTCGAGTGCGCGGGTGTCCGGCCCCCATGTGCCGTCAGGCCCGAGTGTGCCTTTGTGGGTGCGCTGGTGAGGTGTGACGGCCGTCCAGTCCCGCTGCGGCAGGTGGTCGCCGGACGCGGTGCCGTTGAGGTCGCCGCCGCCGATGACCGGTAGCGGTTCGGTGCTGCCGTAGCGGCTGACGCGGCGGGCTTCCTCGAGCCGGGCGTCACCGGACAGCGGTTCGAAGTGGTGCACGAAGGCCAGGAACTCCCGCCGGTTGTCGCGTACGGGTCCGCTGTCGCGGAGGGCGAACCGGGCGACGTTGCGTTGGTCGTCGAACACGCCGGGGTCGTCGGGGTTCCACCAGCGGCGCAGTATCAGCAGGTCCGGGTTGTAGAAGATGGCGGGTGGCATCGGTCCGCGTCGCATCGAGCCCAGCTCGGCGACGTACGGGACACCGAGTTGGTCCGACAGGGCCTCGGCGGCGGCGTACTTCGCCGCGCCGGCGTTGTCGCGGTAGCGGCTCGCCTCGCAGAATTTTCCGATCTGGTCGTGGGGTGTACGCGACGTCCGTACGGGCGTTGTCGTTTGACCTCGCGTGCGTTCTAACCGACTGGTCTGGGACGTCGGTTCCCATCGTCGGTCGGAGGACGAGTGAGTGGTACGCCGGTTGTTGGTGACCTTCGGGTGCAGGAAGTCCGTCGGCGCGGTGGCCGCCGGTCGTACACGATCGTGTGGCCCGACGGCATCGTGTATCGGCAGGCCGATCGGTTCCTCGCCGAGTTCGACGGTTCTGGTACGCAGCGGACGTACGCGTACCTGCTGGTCGATCACCTGCGGTGGCTGGACAGGGAGGGACTGTCGCCGGAAGCGGTGTCCCTGGACGATCTGAAGCGGTACATGGCCGCGATCGGCGCGAAGTTCGCCGGCCCGTTCGGCGAGCCATGGCGGGACCGGCCGTTGGGGTAGAGCACGCTGGGCACGGCGGCGTCGTGTGTGAAGGGGTTCTACCTGCACCAGGCCGGGTTGGGGATCAACGAGCGGCTCGGCGGGCAGTTGAACCTGACCCGGCTGCCGTCGCGGGCCGACCGCGAGTGGGCGCTGCTGGGTCACCTCAGGCTGGCGATGCCGGCCAACCCGCTGGCGCCGCATCGGGTGCGTCGCCGGCACCCGAAGATGCTGCCCGACGGTGCCAAGGTCCGTCTGCTCGCCGCGGCGCGCACGGCGAGAGATCGGATGGTGGTGACCTGGCTGGCCGATGCCGGGTACCGCATCGGCGAGTTGTGTGGACTGCATCTTTCGGACCTCCATCTGCGCGAAGGCGCGCCGTGCGGCGAGTGCCGAACACCGCACTCGCACATCTGTCATCGGGAGAACAACCCGAACCGGGCCGCGGCCAAGACGAAGTGGCCGTGGTCGCTGGAGGACGGCACGGTGCGGGGCGGGCTGATCAAGCGGGTCAGCCCGGCGATGATCCACACCTACTTCGAGTACGTGACCACCGAGTACCCGGCCGGCGCGCAGCACGGGATGCTGTTGGTGCAACTGACTGGACCGGCCGCTGGCCAACCGTGGGCTGCGGTCGCCGCACGGCGGATGCTGCGCCGGGCCGGGCACCGTGCGGGGCTCGGCACGGTGCTGCCCCACGCCTTCCGGCACTCGTTCGCCACGGCGGTCCTGGACGCCGCTGGCGGAAATCTGATGATCGCCCGGGATGCTGGTGGCTGGGCCTCCACGGCGGTGGTCGACGAGATCTACGCGCATGTCGACATCACCGACCCGGCGTTCAGCGCCGCCCTGCGCAGGGTGTGGGGTGACCCGGGATGACCGCCGCCATTGCGCCGACGCTGCGGGTCCTCACCCCGCCGCACGGCGGCCGGGACACTCGGGTGGGCCGGGACCGCCTGGAGCTGCTGGCCGCCCTGATCGGCGGGCCACGCTTCGATCCGCTGCTGCGCCCGGACCTGATCGTGCTGCCCCGCGAGCACCCGGTGTTCGGCTGGGGCTGCCGGGTCGCCGGCTGCTTGCGCGCCCGCCAGGACAACAAGGACCTGTGCAACGGCCATACGGAGCTGCTCGCCGAGGCACGCGCAGGAGGGCTTGACCGTGCGGCGTTCCTGCGCGGCGCGCAGCCGTTGGACGAGAGCGAGAACGTCGAACCACCACCGTGCCGGATCTGCCAGGTCCGGCCATCGCGCAACATCAGGCTGCGGCTGTGCGGACGCCACGGCGACGCCTGGGCGACGCTGCAACATCGGCAGCCCGTGCGCGACTTCGAGTCCTGGCTGGCCGGCCAGCAACCCGCGCCCGGGTTCGGCGAATGCCAGGTGCGGGTGTGCACCTCGCTCGCGGCGTCGTCGCTGGGACTGTGCTCTGGCCACGAGAACCGGTACCGCCGCGCAGGCTGCCCGGGCCGCCAGCGAGGCAAAGGCCGAGCCGTGCGATTCGACGACGAGGCCGCGTTCCGGTCGTGGTGCGCACGCGTCGATGCGGTCTGGCGGCCAGGCCGGCTCAACCTGGTCGGGCTGTCCCCGCTGCTGGCGGCCGAGGTCAAGTACGGCATGTTCGTACACGGGCAGCAGCCGCACCACTCGATGTGGCCGCTGCGCTGGTTGCAGGGCTTCGCCAACCGCTGCCGCGCCCACGATGTGGATTCGGTGATGGCGGTGGAGCCGGCGGGATGCCCCAACACCGACCGGATGATCGTCACCGAGATCCGCAACCAGGTTCGGCTGGTCTACTACAGCCCGGCCGACACCAGGGACGCCGGCTTCATCGAGTTCGACCATTTCGGCGCCCGGCTGCCCGCCCGGGGTAGCTTCTGGGACCTCACGATGGTGTCCCAGCGGTGGCTGCGCGATGCGCTGTGGGACTACTTCGCCGGCCTGATGCGCCGGCCGAAGCCGCCGCGTAGCGATACCTCGTACGACGGGGCACGCCGCGCCTGCGCAGAGCTGAGCGCCTACCTCGAACTCGAAGCACCCGAAGGCGGCCACGACCCGACCCGGCTGCGGGCCGAGCACATGCACGCCTTCGTCGCCGACCAGCGGCACCGAGCCCGCAACGGCCTGCCCTCGTTGGGGATCCGCCGCCGCGACGGCACAGCCGCCCCGGCCAGCGACATCAGCCGCAGCATCGGCGCCAACTACATCCGCAAGATCCTGCGTCAATCCCTGGACAGCGGGGAGGTCGCGCGGATCGGGCTGGCCCGCGAGTTCGTCGTGGCCGCACCCGCTGGTGGCGTGGAACCCAACCGCACCCGGCGCCCGTTCCCCGACGACGTCGCCAGGGCGCTGGCCGACGAGGCCAGCCTGGCCGTGCTGGCCGAGGTCCACGACCGACACGACGGCGGTATCCGGTTGATCTGGGAAGCCCTCGTCTACACCGGCCGTCGGCCCAGCGAGGTCATCCGGCTCTCGCTGGACTGCGTCGCCCGCTACAGCGGGCTGCCGATGCTGTGGCACGACCAGACCAAGGTCGGCAACTACGACGAGGCCATCCGCATCCCCGAAGTCCTCTACGACAAGCTTCGTGAACGACAACGCATCACGATCGAGCGGTTCGAGTACCGCCACGGCCGGCCACCCACCGACGCCGAACGCGCCCGGATGGCGCTGTTCCCGTCCCCGCAGCGCAACCCGTACCTGACCCGCCCGGCCACCTACACCTGGTTCCACAGGCACTTCCGAGCCTGGGTCGACGGGCTGGAACTCGGCGCGTGGGTGCCGCACCAGGCCCGGCACACCCTGGCCACCAGACTGTTGGCCAACGGCGCCGCGCTGCACCACATCCGCCGCTACCTCGGCCACGTCTCCACCCGGATGACCGAGCACTACGCCAAGATCGCCCTGTCGGAGATCGACGACGTCCTCGGCCGCGTGTGGGTCGCCGGCCCCGGCGCGCCCAACCCCGGCGAGCTGCTCACCAACGGCGCGGCCGGGTTGAGCCGGGAGCGGGCCGAAGCCCTCGCGATCGACCTGTCCCGCCGCAGCACCCCCACTGAGGGCGGCTTCTGCACCTTCCAACCCGTCGTCGACGGCGGCGCCTGCCCATGGAAACTGAACTGCGAGGGCTGCGCCAAGTTCGTCATGTCCGGCGCCGACCTGCTCTACTGGCGCCGCAAACGTGAGCAGTGGATGGCCATCGCGGAACGCGCCCCCGACGACGCCACCGCCGATTACCTGCAC includes:
- a CDS encoding Imm1 family immunity protein — translated: MMMDYHGHREPLPDPGRAAESFADQAESIMAHGGTGQTIWIGPMGGPAQLRIDIDTRVNRAAVCWLPDGTRGIEREPGGPITVVESPDSGLVTVPAILARASVAAAGRAVAEYAATGRRPTCLTWQSEHQ
- a CDS encoding tyrosine-type recombinase/integrase, which encodes MKGFYLHQAGLGINERLGGQLNLTRLPSRADREWALLGHLRLAMPANPLAPHRVRRRHPKMLPDGAKVRLLAAARTARDRMVVTWLADAGYRIGELCGLHLSDLHLREGAPCGECRTPHSHICHRENNPNRAAAKTKWPWSLEDGTVRGGLIKRVSPAMIHTYFEYVTTEYPAGAQHGMLLVQLTGPAAGQPWAAVAARRMLRRAGHRAGLGTVLPHAFRHSFATAVLDAAGGNLMIARDAGGWASTAVVDEIYAHVDITDPAFSAALRRVWGDPG
- a CDS encoding site-specific integrase, producing the protein MTAAIAPTLRVLTPPHGGRDTRVGRDRLELLAALIGGPRFDPLLRPDLIVLPREHPVFGWGCRVAGCLRARQDNKDLCNGHTELLAEARAGGLDRAAFLRGAQPLDESENVEPPPCRICQVRPSRNIRLRLCGRHGDAWATLQHRQPVRDFESWLAGQQPAPGFGECQVRVCTSLAASSLGLCSGHENRYRRAGCPGRQRGKGRAVRFDDEAAFRSWCARVDAVWRPGRLNLVGLSPLLAAEVKYGMFVHGQQPHHSMWPLRWLQGFANRCRAHDVDSVMAVEPAGCPNTDRMIVTEIRNQVRLVYYSPADTRDAGFIEFDHFGARLPARGSFWDLTMVSQRWLRDALWDYFAGLMRRPKPPRSDTSYDGARRACAELSAYLELEAPEGGHDPTRLRAEHMHAFVADQRHRARNGLPSLGIRRRDGTAAPASDISRSIGANYIRKILRQSLDSGEVARIGLAREFVVAAPAGGVEPNRTRRPFPDDVARALADEASLAVLAEVHDRHDGGIRLIWEALVYTGRRPSEVIRLSLDCVARYSGLPMLWHDQTKVGNYDEAIRIPEVLYDKLRERQRITIERFEYRHGRPPTDAERARMALFPSPQRNPYLTRPATYTWFHRHFRAWVDGLELGAWVPHQARHTLATRLLANGAALHHIRRYLGHVSTRMTEHYAKIALSEIDDVLGRVWVAGPGAPNPGELLTNGAAGLSRERAEALAIDLSRRSTPTEGGFCTFQPVVDGGACPWKLNCEGCAKFVMSGADLLYWRRKREQWMAIAERAPDDATADYLHQVFAPTARAIDGLEKALAGLGLLDDALALDLRRPQDYFHRIWSTAFRVAQLADAHDEHPAKEAEL